Proteins from one Thioflavicoccus mobilis 8321 genomic window:
- a CDS encoding IS5 family transposase, producing the protein MTFSQLEYANKRKVARRDRFLAEMERVVPWAELVQVVRPFYYQEAGRGRGHPPGPLERMLRLYFQQQWFALADEALEDAVYDSQAFRGFLGIDLLRVSVPDATTLVKFRRLLEADDLGQRLLERVNALLRARGRLLSQGTLVDATIVAAPSSTKNAKRQRDPEMHQTREGNQRYFGMKAHIGADRASGAVHSVHCTAANVADISATGHLLHGEEKQVFADAGYLGAEKRSELKDRQIHWYIAAKRSQVKALPEGQIKDLTRALEWRKAQVRSRVEHPFHIVKNLFGHKKVRYKGLKKDSVQWSVLFALANLYLLRKPLLAWSQARCAHMPGAGRKGGVVSPK; encoded by the coding sequence CTGACGTTTTCCCAGCTTGAGTACGCCAACAAACGCAAGGTCGCACGCCGCGATCGGTTTCTCGCTGAGATGGAGCGGGTCGTGCCGTGGGCGGAGCTGGTGCAAGTGGTGCGGCCCTTTTACTACCAGGAAGCGGGACGGGGTCGCGGCCATCCGCCGGGGCCGCTTGAGCGGATGCTGAGGCTGTACTTTCAGCAGCAGTGGTTCGCCTTGGCCGACGAGGCGCTGGAGGATGCGGTCTACGATAGTCAGGCCTTTCGCGGCTTTCTCGGTATCGACCTGCTGCGGGTGTCGGTGCCGGATGCGACCACCTTGGTGAAGTTTCGCCGCCTGCTTGAAGCCGACGACTTGGGCCAGCGCTTGCTGGAGCGGGTGAACGCCCTGTTGCGCGCGCGTGGCCGGTTGCTCTCGCAAGGCACGCTGGTCGATGCCACCATCGTCGCGGCCCCCTCCTCGACGAAGAACGCGAAGCGCCAGCGCGATCCCGAGATGCACCAGACGCGCGAGGGTAATCAACGGTATTTCGGCATGAAGGCTCACATTGGCGCGGACCGCGCCAGCGGGGCGGTGCACAGCGTCCACTGCACTGCAGCCAATGTCGCCGACATCAGCGCCACTGGGCATCTGCTGCATGGCGAGGAGAAGCAGGTCTTTGCCGATGCGGGCTATCTCGGCGCTGAGAAACGCAGCGAGTTAAAAGATCGTCAGATCCACTGGTACATCGCCGCCAAGCGCAGCCAGGTCAAGGCGCTGCCAGAGGGCCAGATCAAAGACCTCACCCGCGCGCTGGAGTGGCGCAAGGCGCAGGTGCGTTCACGGGTCGAGCATCCCTTTCACATCGTGAAGAATCTCTTCGGCCACAAGAAGGTCCGCTACAAGGGGCTGAAGAAGGACAGCGTGCAGTGGTCGGTCCTGTTCGCGTTGGCCAATCTTTATCTACTGCGCAAGCCTCTGCTCGCCTGGTCACAGGCGAGGTGCGCCCACATGCCGGGCGCAGGGCGAAAAGGTGGCGTAGTGAGCCCAAAATAA
- a CDS encoding aminotransferase class V-fold PLP-dependent enzyme encodes MESAKMTASLGGDSNRKATVSTRTDAAAGSTAKPGADQGRRGFLKLAGLATAGALGATVFPYAAEASGGTRSYARFWGSSRAFWRRIQNQFILDRRLVYMNIGTTGSMPRFVLHNYDEYNRTVARNPWDLGGDFPSTTDMRAAIAPGFGCEAEELWMSENTTNGLAQILNGIALGPDDVVLTTIHEHSAGLNPLYRLRDRYGIQLRFIAAPILPTSPDEYVQAFEDGILDVIAEFGAPPKLVFFTHTPYKTGATLPVKAICEMARFEYGCITAVDGAHNTGMLNLDFRDLGCDFYSGSGHKWQCGPGRTGIAYIRNQGGDLPEFWVTEGGYREDAEQRAEGDDIAGLLQSHGNPNYPAYRALHDSCLFWDEIGRQRIEDYVLDLSAYTKECIRDRFGSQARFYCPDVRELSSGLTTFNPFDDPTDSAQALEFRERLREKYGYVIRYTNFNETVDDFLNGAPYTYAHRISTHLFHDRGQIRGLVDAMYDLFQRMT; translated from the coding sequence TTGGAGAGTGCAAAAATGACTGCTTCGTTGGGTGGCGATTCGAATCGAAAGGCGACTGTGAGCACGCGGACGGATGCCGCCGCTGGATCGACTGCGAAACCGGGGGCCGATCAGGGGCGGCGCGGTTTCCTCAAACTGGCCGGTCTGGCGACGGCTGGGGCTTTGGGTGCGACGGTATTTCCTTACGCGGCCGAGGCCTCCGGCGGTACCCGCAGTTACGCCCGCTTTTGGGGGTCGTCGAGGGCGTTTTGGCGCCGGATCCAGAACCAGTTCATCCTCGACCGGCGACTCGTTTACATGAATATCGGCACGACCGGCTCCATGCCCCGTTTCGTGCTGCACAACTACGACGAGTACAATCGGACCGTCGCCCGCAATCCGTGGGATCTTGGCGGAGACTTCCCCAGCACCACCGACATGCGCGCGGCGATTGCCCCTGGCTTTGGATGCGAGGCCGAGGAGCTGTGGATGTCCGAGAACACCACCAACGGCCTGGCGCAGATCCTCAACGGCATCGCCCTAGGCCCGGACGATGTGGTGCTGACCACCATTCACGAACACTCGGCGGGACTCAACCCTCTGTATCGGCTGCGCGACCGTTACGGCATCCAGCTCAGATTCATTGCCGCGCCTATCCTTCCCACGAGTCCCGACGAGTACGTGCAGGCATTCGAGGACGGTATCTTAGACGTCATCGCCGAATTCGGTGCTCCGCCGAAGCTCGTCTTCTTCACCCACACGCCCTATAAGACCGGTGCGACCTTGCCCGTCAAGGCGATTTGCGAAATGGCTCGGTTCGAGTACGGCTGCATCACGGCCGTGGACGGTGCCCACAATACCGGAATGCTGAATCTCGACTTCCGCGACCTCGGCTGCGACTTCTATTCGGGCTCCGGGCACAAGTGGCAGTGTGGACCCGGGCGTACCGGCATCGCCTACATTCGCAACCAGGGTGGCGACCTGCCCGAGTTCTGGGTCACGGAGGGCGGGTACCGCGAGGATGCCGAACAACGAGCGGAGGGCGATGACATCGCCGGCTTGCTCCAGTCTCACGGCAATCCCAACTACCCGGCCTATCGGGCACTACATGACTCCTGCCTCTTCTGGGACGAGATCGGCAGACAACGTATCGAGGACTATGTACTCGATCTCAGCGCCTACACCAAGGAATGCATTCGGGACCGCTTCGGCAGCCAGGCGAGGTTCTACTGCCCGGACGTTCGCGAGCTCTCCAGTGGCCTGACCACCTTCAATCCCTTCGACGACCCGACGGACTCTGCTCAGGCTCTCGAGTTTCGTGAGCGGCTGCGCGAGAAGTATGGCTATGTGATCCGGTACACCAACTTCAATGAGACAGTCGATGATTTTCTGAATGGCGCACCTTATACCTATGCCCATCGTATCTCCACCCATCTTTTCCATGATCGGGGCCAGATCCGCGGCTTGGTGGACGCCATGTACGATTTATTCCAGCGTATGACTTGA
- a CDS encoding CARDB domain-containing protein, producing MLIFPSRPLSHAALVIAALILAPLGKAKADDIVSFQVLSDMQDKLVLEIRSYYGGSQGATAYLSVLPTVDGRVVSGIGYSSGSCQNNNSISTGMNSTCMTLSSVNPGYQIVTNGLEICMFGGASRNKFYCESFGYEKRWGGGVGLVPPHPGRRQSDLQVTNLSIHPDPVVQSQIKLHTYGFYRVHVSILNRGASAPAFTVRTECMRNDINYKPGETRVDSMQQGQTRDVGYDIFPSSAGAGSCMMRKTVDADRQVNESDESPLSISWGRAIKILR from the coding sequence ATGTTGATTTTTCCGTCTCGTCCGTTAAGTCATGCAGCGTTGGTGATAGCGGCGTTAATTCTCGCTCCGTTGGGAAAGGCGAAAGCCGACGATATCGTTAGTTTTCAAGTGCTTTCCGACATGCAAGACAAGTTAGTGCTTGAAATTCGCTCCTATTACGGTGGCAGCCAAGGGGCGACGGCGTATCTTTCCGTTCTACCCACTGTTGACGGTAGGGTGGTGTCAGGCATCGGCTACAGTTCGGGAAGTTGCCAAAATAATAACAGTATCTCGACCGGAATGAACTCTACCTGCATGACGCTTTCGTCGGTTAATCCGGGCTACCAAATCGTAACGAACGGCCTTGAGATTTGCATGTTTGGTGGCGCATCGAGAAACAAGTTTTATTGCGAATCTTTCGGCTATGAGAAGCGCTGGGGCGGCGGTGTGGGGCTTGTGCCGCCACACCCAGGTCGAAGGCAAAGCGATTTGCAGGTTACGAATCTCTCTATTCATCCAGATCCGGTCGTTCAGTCGCAGATTAAACTTCACACCTACGGTTTTTATCGCGTTCATGTCAGCATATTGAACCGTGGAGCATCTGCTCCCGCTTTTACTGTCAGAACCGAATGCATGAGGAATGACATCAATTACAAGCCAGGGGAGACTCGGGTGGACTCAATGCAGCAAGGCCAAACTAGAGATGTAGGTTATGACATATTTCCCAGTAGTGCCGGGGCAGGAAGCTGCATGATGCGAAAGACGGTCGATGCTGATAGACAAGTAAACGAGTCCGACGAGTCGCCTTTAAGCATTTCCTGGGGCCGTGCAATAAAAATTCTGCGTTGA
- a CDS encoding PLP-dependent aminotransferase family protein yields MADFLYEDVARRIGELIEQGTFASGSRLPGLRKLSRQFGVSLGTVIAACALLEERGLVIAQPRSGHYVAEQEAESLARPEVGKPAEGPALIHGQERVLALVQAHNAPAILPFGAAVPAVEFLPSGALDRSFARVRRGWRQRVASYDFPPGAMELRVQIARRMAMAGCQIGPDEVVVTNGCQEALTLSLRTVAKPGDVVAIESPTFYGILQAIESQGMRALEIATYPSDGICLTSLERALTRWPIKACVLMPNFGNPLGHLSPETRKAELVGLLRKHGVVLIEDDVYGELAFDHHRPWAAKAYDEQGDVLYCSSFSKTLGSGLRLGWAVPGRYRDRLTYLKYASSQAAPTLQALAIADYLERGGYDRFLRGLQRRLRVQVRRVIDAVGRHFPPGTRVTRPRGGFVVWVALPPGTNALHLQEQAMVAGISIAPGPVFSNGGGYDHCIRLNCALPWCPESEAALAELGRLAMRQRPMT; encoded by the coding sequence ATGGCTGATTTTCTCTACGAAGACGTCGCGCGACGCATCGGCGAATTGATCGAGCAGGGGACCTTCGCATCGGGCTCCCGGCTGCCCGGGTTGCGCAAGCTCAGTCGGCAGTTCGGCGTGAGTCTCGGCACCGTGATCGCGGCCTGCGCGCTCCTCGAAGAACGGGGCTTGGTGATCGCCCAGCCACGCTCGGGCCACTACGTCGCCGAGCAGGAGGCAGAGAGCCTGGCCCGCCCCGAGGTTGGCAAACCGGCGGAAGGGCCGGCGTTGATCCACGGCCAGGAGCGGGTGTTGGCGCTCGTGCAGGCGCACAACGCCCCGGCGATTTTGCCCTTCGGCGCGGCCGTGCCCGCGGTCGAATTCCTGCCGAGCGGCGCGCTCGATCGCAGTTTCGCCCGTGTCCGTCGCGGCTGGCGCCAACGGGTCGCAAGCTACGACTTTCCGCCGGGCGCGATGGAGTTGCGCGTGCAGATTGCACGCCGAATGGCCATGGCGGGTTGCCAGATCGGGCCGGACGAGGTGGTCGTCACCAACGGTTGTCAGGAGGCCCTGACGCTCAGCCTGCGTACCGTCGCCAAGCCCGGCGACGTCGTCGCCATCGAGTCGCCGACCTTCTACGGCATCCTGCAGGCGATCGAGTCTCAAGGGATGCGGGCGCTCGAGATCGCGACGTACCCGAGCGACGGTATTTGCCTGACCTCGCTCGAGCGGGCGCTGACGCGGTGGCCCATTAAGGCCTGCGTGCTGATGCCGAATTTCGGTAACCCGCTCGGCCACCTTAGCCCGGAGACGCGGAAGGCGGAACTCGTCGGTCTGCTGCGCAAGCATGGTGTGGTGCTGATCGAGGACGACGTCTATGGCGAACTCGCCTTCGATCACCATCGCCCTTGGGCGGCCAAGGCCTATGACGAGCAGGGGGACGTCCTTTATTGCAGCTCGTTCTCCAAGACCCTCGGTTCCGGACTGCGCTTGGGTTGGGCCGTGCCCGGGCGCTACCGCGACCGACTGACTTACCTCAAGTATGCCTCCAGCCAGGCGGCACCGACGCTACAGGCCCTGGCCATCGCCGACTACCTGGAGCGCGGCGGCTACGACCGCTTCCTACGCGGCCTTCAGCGGCGCCTGCGCGTCCAGGTGCGACGCGTAATCGACGCGGTTGGCCGCCACTTTCCGCCTGGCACGCGCGTGACCCGCCCCCGCGGCGGTTTCGTCGTCTGGGTGGCCTTGCCACCCGGTACCAATGCGCTCCACTTGCAGGAGCAGGCCATGGTCGCCGGCATCAGCATCGCCCCCGGCCCGGTGTTCTCCAACGGGGGTGGCTACGATCATTGCATACGTCTCAACTGTGCTCTGCCGTGGTGCCCCGAGAGCGAGGCGGCCCTCGCCGAACTCGGTCGCCTCGCCATGCGGCAGCGCCCGATGACGTGA
- a CDS encoding class I SAM-dependent methyltransferase, translated as MSAVLNLNRGNQHRQYTPTLAEHWDDLVGWEARLEREGHFYARLLKAHGCRKVVDVATGTGVNAVGLAQAGFEVTATDGSENMLAKAQENAAAYGVSFADSRVADWLTLDETLGTEQFDAIVCLGNSFTHLFDHEDRRQALRAFHRVLRPSGMLVIDQRNYDTMLDHGYRSKHEICYTGDGVDVGPVELTPRLAKFEYRFPNGAVFQLNMYPLRQDYLTHLLEDAGFINAERFGDLQRPYDRREVDFVQQVAFKTP; from the coding sequence ATGTCTGCCGTACTGAATCTGAACCGCGGTAATCAGCATCGCCAGTACACACCAACCCTGGCGGAGCACTGGGACGACTTGGTCGGTTGGGAGGCGCGCTTGGAGCGCGAGGGCCATTTTTACGCGCGGCTGCTCAAGGCCCACGGTTGCCGGAAGGTCGTCGACGTCGCCACTGGAACCGGGGTCAACGCCGTCGGCCTCGCCCAGGCAGGTTTCGAGGTAACCGCCACTGATGGCTCGGAGAACATGCTGGCCAAGGCACAAGAGAACGCGGCGGCCTATGGCGTCTCTTTCGCCGACAGTCGGGTGGCCGATTGGCTCACCCTCGACGAGACCCTCGGCACCGAACAGTTCGATGCCATCGTCTGTCTCGGGAACTCCTTCACCCACCTGTTCGACCACGAGGACCGTCGCCAGGCCCTGCGGGCCTTCCACCGGGTCCTGCGTCCCAGCGGCATGCTGGTGATCGACCAGCGCAATTACGACACCATGCTCGATCACGGCTATCGATCGAAGCACGAGATCTGCTACACGGGTGATGGCGTCGATGTCGGCCCGGTCGAGCTGACCCCCCGACTCGCCAAGTTCGAATACCGGTTCCCGAACGGGGCGGTCTTCCAGCTCAACATGTACCCGCTGCGCCAGGATTACCTGACCCATCTGCTGGAGGACGCCGGCTTCATCAACGCGGAACGCTTCGGCGACCTACAGCGCCCCTACGACCGACGCGAGGTCGATTTCGTCCAGCAGGTGGCATTCAAAACGCCTTGA
- a CDS encoding IS3 family transposase (programmed frameshift), giving the protein MNKSKKFSPEVRERAVRLVQEHRGEYPSLWAAIESIAPKIGCVPQTLLDWVKRHEIESGMREGVTTAEAQRVKELEREVKELRRANEILKLASAFFGPGGARPPFEVMYGLVDAHRDTHGVEPICKVLQVAPSAYRRYAARCRDASLLSARAKRDEALRSRIEQVWDANRQVYGADKVWKQMNREGVEVARCTVERLMRGLALRGVRRAKEVRTTVTDRKASCPLDKVNRQFRAERPNQLWVSDFTYVSTWQGWLYVAFVVDVFARRIVGWRVSTSMSTDFVLDALEQALYARQPERDGKLIHHSDRGSQYVSIRYSERLSEAGVEPSVGSKGESYDNALAETINGLYKAELIHRRAPWKTREAVELATLEWVSWFNHHRLLEPIGYIPPAEAEANYYLQLTRQTCAVEA; this is encoded by the exons ATGAACAAGTCAAAGAAGTTCTCCCCTGAGGTGCGTGAGCGGGCGGTTCGCCTGGTGCAGGAACATCGTGGCGAGTACCCGTCGCTGTGGGCAGCAATCGAGTCGATCGCCCCGAAGATCGGTTGTGTGCCACAGACCTTGCTGGACTGGGTCAAACGTCATGAGATTGAGTCAGGCATGCGCGAGGGCGTCACCACGGCCGAGGCGCAACGCGTCAAGGAGCTGGAACGTGAGGTCAAGGAGCTTCGCCGTGCCAACGAAATCCTGAAGCTTGCGAGCGCGTTTTTCG GCCCAGGCGGAGCTCGACCGCCGTTTGAAGTGATGTACGGTCTCGTCGACGCACACCGCGACACCCATGGGGTCGAGCCGATCTGCAAGGTTCTGCAGGTTGCCCCGTCGGCCTATCGCCGGTACGCGGCGCGCTGCAGGGATGCTTCTTTGCTGAGCGCCAGGGCGAAACGGGACGAGGCCCTGCGGTCCCGGATCGAACAAGTCTGGGATGCCAACCGGCAGGTCTATGGCGCGGACAAGGTCTGGAAGCAGATGAACCGCGAAGGCGTGGAGGTGGCGCGCTGCACGGTCGAACGCCTGATGCGCGGGCTCGCCCTGAGAGGAGTGAGGCGCGCCAAGGAGGTGCGCACCACCGTGACAGACCGCAAGGCGTCGTGCCCGCTGGACAAGGTCAATCGGCAGTTCCGTGCCGAGCGACCGAATCAGCTTTGGGTATCGGACTTCACCTATGTCTCGACCTGGCAGGGCTGGTTGTACGTAGCCTTCGTCGTCGACGTGTTCGCCAGACGGATCGTGGGCTGGCGCGTGAGCACGTCGATGAGCACCGACTTCGTGCTCGACGCGCTGGAACAGGCGCTTTACGCGCGCCAACCTGAGCGCGACGGCAAGCTGATTCATCACTCGGATCGCGGGTCGCAATACGTGTCCATCCGGTACAGCGAGCGACTGAGCGAGGCCGGCGTCGAGCCTTCGGTGGGCAGCAAGGGCGAGAGCTACGACAACGCCTTGGCCGAGACCATCAACGGGCTGTACAAGGCTGAACTGATCCATCGGCGTGCGCCGTGGAAGACCCGGGAGGCGGTGGAACTGGCCACGCTCGAATGGGTGTCCTGGTTCAACCACCACCGCCTGCTGGAACCCATCGGCTACATTCCGCCTGCAGAGGCCGAGGCAAACTACTATCTGCAACTCACCCGTCAGACCTGCGCTGTGGAGGCCTGA
- a CDS encoding IS3 family transposase gives MFSRVGASAKPGAVHCDHRQPVFENRLKREFSVDAPERVWAGDITYVWTQEGWLYLAVVVDLYSRKKVVGWSMGRRLSSALVCEALTMALWQRCPPKGQLIHHSDPGVQYASHAFRRLLKDHGIAGSMSRKGDCWDNTVVESFFGTLKCERVHWRRYQTHAEAHADIVDYIAMFYTSRRLHSYLGYRSPDEFERNAPVAKVA, from the coding sequence ATCTTCTCAAGAGTTGGAGCCTCCGCAAAACCCGGGGCGGTTCACTGCGACCATCGCCAGCCGGTGTTCGAGAACCGGCTGAAACGGGAGTTCTCGGTGGATGCGCCCGAGCGGGTGTGGGCTGGGGACATCACCTATGTGTGGACGCAGGAGGGCTGGCTGTACCTCGCCGTGGTCGTTGACCTGTACTCGCGCAAGAAGGTCGTAGGATGGTCGATGGGCCGGCGTTTAAGCAGCGCCTTGGTCTGTGAGGCACTCACTATGGCGCTGTGGCAGCGTTGCCCGCCGAAGGGACAGTTGATCCATCACTCGGACCCTGGTGTGCAGTATGCCAGCCACGCCTTTCGCCGGCTGCTGAAAGACCATGGCATTGCCGGGAGCATGAGTCGCAAGGGCGATTGCTGGGACAATACCGTAGTGGAGAGCTTCTTCGGCACGCTGAAGTGTGAACGGGTCCATTGGCGCCGGTATCAAACCCACGCGGAAGCGCACGCTGATATCGTCGACTACATCGCGATGTTTTACACCAGCCGACGGTTGCATTCGTATCTGGGCTATCGTAGTCCAGATGAATTCGAGAGAAATGCTCCAGTAGCGAAAGTGGCTTAA